Proteins from a single region of Murdochiella vaginalis:
- a CDS encoding ABC transporter permease subunit (The N-terminal region of this protein, as described by TIGR01726, is a three transmembrane segment that identifies a subfamily of ABC transporter permease subunits, which specificities that include histidine, arginine, glutamine, glutamate, L-cystine (sic), the opines (in Agrobacterium) octopine and nopaline, etc.), translating into MKTGKKLGLLLLVLCLLLPLPVEASGETETFIVGMEVNYAPFNWSQTTDADGAVPVENSPGEYANGYDVWMAKRLAEGLGKTLVIRKIEWDGLPPALTSGKIDAIIAGMSPTPERKKEVDFTEQYYASDLVMVVRKDGKYANAKALADFRGAKITGQLNTFHYEVIDQIEGVAKQAPLDTFSTMITALNAGSIDGYVSERPGALAAVMANPNLAMVVFAPGKGFVADPENTTIAVGVRKGDALKEQINHILAEIPEEERQQAMDAMVTLQNRGESGSTSFLDEVRAIWDTYSSLFLRGTGVTLLISFLGTAFGLGIGFVVQVIRTIPTKKKRGVNKVLIRLLQLLGTAYVEVFRSTPMIVQAMLIFYGSKQFFHVDMDPLFAACLIVSINTGAYLAETIRGGIDSVDVGQFEAARAIGLGHGQMMIHVILPQAMRAILPSIGNELVVNIKDTSVLNVISVTELFFVTKSVAGSTFQIFQAYFIVALIYFVLTRLANFIIRTLSRKFSPDVPFTIKSATEA; encoded by the coding sequence ATGAAAACAGGAAAAAAACTGGGCTTATTGCTATTGGTACTCTGTTTGCTCTTGCCCCTTCCGGTGGAGGCAAGCGGAGAAACCGAAACCTTTATCGTGGGCATGGAGGTAAACTATGCGCCGTTTAACTGGTCGCAGACGACCGATGCCGATGGGGCGGTTCCGGTGGAAAACAGTCCGGGCGAGTATGCAAACGGCTATGACGTGTGGATGGCAAAACGCCTTGCGGAAGGCTTGGGCAAAACGCTGGTCATCCGCAAGATTGAATGGGATGGCCTGCCTCCTGCTTTAACGTCAGGAAAGATTGATGCCATTATCGCCGGCATGAGCCCGACGCCCGAACGCAAGAAAGAAGTCGATTTTACCGAGCAATACTATGCTTCGGATTTGGTGATGGTGGTTCGAAAAGACGGGAAATATGCAAATGCGAAAGCACTTGCCGATTTTCGTGGCGCTAAAATTACCGGACAGCTCAACACCTTTCATTATGAGGTGATCGATCAGATTGAAGGCGTAGCGAAACAGGCGCCGCTTGATACATTTTCCACGATGATTACGGCATTGAATGCCGGATCCATTGACGGCTATGTTTCAGAACGGCCGGGCGCGTTAGCGGCGGTTATGGCGAATCCGAATTTAGCCATGGTCGTTTTTGCTCCGGGGAAGGGCTTCGTCGCAGATCCCGAAAATACCACCATTGCAGTGGGCGTACGCAAAGGCGACGCTTTAAAAGAACAAATCAACCATATTCTTGCGGAAATACCGGAGGAAGAACGCCAACAGGCCATGGATGCCATGGTCACCCTGCAGAATCGCGGCGAAAGCGGAAGTACCTCTTTTCTCGATGAGGTGCGCGCTATTTGGGATACCTATTCTTCTCTTTTCCTGCGCGGCACGGGCGTAACGCTTCTGATCTCGTTTCTGGGAACGGCATTCGGTCTCGGCATCGGCTTTGTTGTCCAGGTCATCCGCACCATTCCGACCAAAAAGAAAAGAGGCGTGAACAAAGTGCTGATTCGCCTGCTGCAGCTTTTGGGTACGGCGTATGTCGAGGTGTTTCGTTCGACACCCATGATTGTACAGGCCATGCTCATTTTCTACGGTAGCAAACAGTTTTTCCACGTAGATATGGACCCGCTCTTTGCAGCTTGCCTGATCGTATCGATTAATACAGGCGCCTATCTTGCGGAAACCATTCGCGGAGGCATTGATTCCGTGGATGTCGGGCAATTTGAAGCGGCGCGGGCCATTGGCCTCGGCCATGGACAGATGATGATCCATGTGATTTTGCCACAAGCCATGCGTGCGATTTTACCGTCCATCGGCAATGAGCTGGTTGTAAACATTAAAGACACATCCGTCTTAAACGTCATTTCCGTAACGGAACTCTTCTTTGTGACCAAGAGCGTTGCGGGATCCACGTTCCAGATTTTTCAGGCGTATTTTATCGTAGCCCTCATCTACTTTGTGTTGACGCGCCTGGCCAACTTTATCATTCGGACCCTCAGCCGGAAATTCAGTCCGGATGTGCCTTTTACCATCAAGAGTGCAACGGAGGCGTAA
- a CDS encoding amino acid ABC transporter ATP-binding protein: MEKQAILTIEHLQKSFGEEVVLKDLSLSLYAGEVVSLIGPSGAGKSTFLRCVNLLEEPTAGQILFHGCSILDPTFDLLRYHAKVGMVFQQFNLFRNLSVMENCTLAQMKVLHRAKKQAQDVAMKNLQRVGMAEYVQAKPAQLSGGQQQRVAIARALSMDPEVLLFDEPTSALDPQNVGEVLSIIEDLAKGGMTMMVVSHDISFARRIAHRIAFLRDGYIEEIGSPEEIFTHPKSEALKQFVQQQE; encoded by the coding sequence ATGGAAAAGCAAGCTATTCTTACGATTGAACACCTGCAAAAATCCTTTGGGGAAGAAGTGGTTTTAAAAGATCTTTCGCTTTCTCTGTATGCCGGGGAAGTCGTATCGCTTATCGGCCCGTCCGGCGCGGGGAAATCAACCTTTCTACGTTGCGTGAATCTGTTGGAAGAACCGACGGCCGGGCAAATTCTATTTCACGGCTGCTCCATTCTGGATCCGACCTTTGATCTGCTTCGCTATCATGCCAAGGTGGGCATGGTCTTTCAACAGTTTAATCTGTTTCGAAATTTGAGCGTGATGGAAAACTGCACGCTTGCGCAGATGAAAGTATTGCATCGCGCAAAAAAACAAGCGCAGGACGTGGCCATGAAAAACCTGCAACGCGTGGGCATGGCAGAGTATGTGCAAGCGAAGCCCGCACAATTATCCGGCGGGCAGCAGCAGCGTGTTGCGATTGCACGTGCTCTTTCGATGGATCCGGAAGTGCTTCTGTTTGATGAACCGACATCCGCCTTAGATCCGCAAAATGTGGGGGAGGTGCTCAGCATTATTGAGGATTTAGCAAAGGGCGGTATGACCATGATGGTTGTTTCCCATGACATCTCTTTTGCGCGCCGGATCGCCCATCGCATAGCCTTTTTACGCGATGGCTATATTGAAGAAATCGGAAGCCCGGAAGAAATTTTTACGCATCCCAAGAGCGAAGCGTTGAAGCAGTTTGTGCAGCAACAGGAATGA
- the rpsJ gene encoding 30S ribosomal protein S10: protein MANQKIRIRLRAYDHEVIDASAAKIVEACKRSGADVSGPIPLPTDKEVITILRAVHKYKDSREQFEQRTHKRLIDIVNPNVKTLEALKKLNLPAGVDIEIKL from the coding sequence ATGGCGAATCAGAAGATCAGAATCCGGCTTCGTGCGTATGATCATGAAGTCATCGACGCGTCAGCGGCGAAAATTGTCGAAGCGTGCAAGCGTTCCGGTGCAGACGTATCCGGACCGATTCCACTGCCGACGGACAAAGAAGTCATCACCATTCTGCGCGCTGTCCATAAATATAAGGACTCGCGTGAACAGTTCGAGCAAAGAACGCATAAGCGCTTAATCGATATCGTTAATCCCAATGTCAAGACATTGGAAGCACTTAAAAAGCTGAACTTGCCGGCTGGTGTGGACATCGAGATCAAACTGTAA
- the rplC gene encoding 50S ribosomal protein L3 gives MKSILGKKIGMTQIFDEDGIVTPVTVVQAGPLVVTQVKTTEKDGYNAIQVGYGEEKEKHLTKPLKGHFHKANVAYKKTLREIRVDEGETFEPGQEITVSLFAAGDVVDVIGTSKGKGTQGAIRRWNYGRGPMGHGSKSHRVGGARAAGSYPARVFPGTKGSGKMGHDRVTVQNLTVVRVDEENNMILIKGALPGPKGSLVTIRAAKKARTK, from the coding sequence GTGAAGAGTATATTGGGCAAGAAGATCGGGATGACCCAGATCTTCGACGAAGACGGCATTGTCACGCCGGTGACGGTCGTGCAGGCCGGACCCCTGGTGGTAACCCAGGTCAAAACGACGGAAAAAGATGGCTACAACGCCATTCAGGTCGGCTACGGCGAAGAGAAAGAAAAGCATCTTACGAAGCCGCTGAAGGGACATTTTCATAAAGCGAATGTCGCCTATAAAAAGACGCTGCGCGAAATTCGCGTAGACGAGGGCGAAACATTCGAACCGGGTCAGGAAATTACCGTTTCCCTGTTCGCAGCCGGTGATGTGGTCGATGTGATCGGCACATCCAAAGGGAAGGGCACACAAGGCGCCATCCGCCGCTGGAATTATGGTCGCGGCCCGATGGGACACGGCTCCAAGTCCCACCGCGTTGGCGGAGCACGTGCGGCTGGATCGTATCCGGCGCGTGTTTTCCCGGGAACAAAGGGATCCGGAAAAATGGGACATGATCGGGTAACGGTACAGAATTTGACTGTAGTGCGCGTTGACGAGGAAAACAACATGATCCTCATCAAAGGTGCACTGCCTGGCCCCAAGGGCAGTCTGGTCACAATTCGTGCGGCCAAGAAAGCCCGGACCAAGTAA
- the rplD gene encoding 50S ribosomal protein L4 → MPKVNVVKQTGEVVGELELAPELFDVDVNEHTVYTVVKNLLANRRQGTQSAKTRAEVRGGGRKPYRQKGTGRARAGSRTQPNWRGGGMVFAVKPRSYRYTTPKKIRRIALKSVLTAKVRADELIVLDALKLDAFSTKQAAAVLQAIHADKKAYIVVHEADEQLIRSFRNIPTVETVEVDSINVYDLMRFNSLIMTKDAVKKAEEVFQ, encoded by the coding sequence ATGCCAAAAGTGAATGTAGTAAAGCAGACCGGTGAAGTCGTCGGCGAACTGGAGCTGGCTCCGGAGCTGTTTGATGTTGACGTCAACGAGCATACCGTCTACACCGTCGTGAAGAATTTGCTGGCGAACAGACGCCAGGGAACACAGTCGGCCAAAACGCGCGCCGAAGTTCGTGGCGGTGGCCGCAAGCCATATCGCCAAAAGGGAACCGGACGTGCCCGTGCCGGCTCGAGAACCCAGCCGAACTGGCGTGGCGGCGGCATGGTCTTCGCCGTCAAACCGCGCAGCTATCGTTATACGACGCCGAAGAAGATTCGTCGCATAGCGCTGAAATCGGTATTGACAGCCAAGGTTCGTGCAGACGAGCTCATCGTGTTGGATGCTCTAAAGCTGGATGCGTTCAGTACGAAACAGGCCGCAGCGGTACTTCAAGCGATCCATGCCGACAAAAAAGCCTACATCGTTGTTCATGAGGCGGATGAGCAGTTGATCCGCTCTTTCCGCAACATCCCGACGGTGGAAACCGTTGAGGTGGACAGCATCAACGTTTACGATCTCATGCGTTTCAACTCGCTGATCATGACGAAAGATGCCGTGA